The sequence caggtcaagggcacaggcccgggttgcgggctcgatccccagtagggggcgtgcaggaggcagccggtccgtgattctctctcctcatggatgtttctctctctctctctccctcttcctttctctctctctaaaaatcaatttttaaaaaaatttagccctagctggtgtggctcagtggacagagcgtcagcctgcggactttagggtcccgggttcgattccggtcaagggcatgtaccttggttgcaggcacatccccagtagggggcgtgcaggaggaagctgatggatgtttctctctcatctatgtttctttcttttttttaaatatattcttattgatttcagggaggaagggagagagagagatagaaacatccatgatgagagagaatcctggatcagctgcctcctgcacgccccctgctggggatggagcccacaacccaggcatgtgcccttgaccgggaatcgaaccctgacctcctggttcataggttgacgctcaaccactgagccacgccagccggatATTTTCCATGGGTCTCTCTGTTGCATGTCTACTTActgtaactttaaaattttattttctttatttaaaaaaatatatattttactagaggcccggtgcatgaaattcgtgcacaggagggggcggtgtccctcagcccggcctgaaccctctccaatctgggacccctcgggggatgtccgacggccggtataggaatcgggcctaaacggtcagtcggacgtccctctcgcaatccaggaccgctggcccctaaccgctcacctgcctgcctgcccgatcgcccctaactgccctcccctgccagcctgatctcacccctaactgcctccgcctcggcccccaccaccacggctttgtctggaaggaagtcggacgtcggGAAGATGGTTGGTTGACCCGGTTTAATGAGCAcataacccttttattagtatagatcgattttaggcagaaagggagaatgagagggagagagaaacatccatgatgagagagaatcatggaccggctgcctcctgcacgccccctactggggatggagcccacaatccgggcatgtgcccttgaccgggaatcgaaccctgacctcctggttcctaggtcaaagctcaactactgagccacaccaaccgggctaTAGaagataatttcttttcttttctttttaaacatatttttattaatttcagagagggaagggagagggagagaaagagaaacatcgatgaggagagagaatcatggaccggctgcctcctgcacgcccccgactggggatcgagcccacaacccgggcatgtgcccttgaccgggaatcgaaccctgacctcctggttcacaggttgacactcagccacggagccacgccggccgggctgccaCCATCCTTTAACGCCGAGGCCAGGAGCGAGGACGGCCGGGTCGGGCCTCCACTCACCTACCAGCCAGTCCATCTCCTCCACGCTGTCGCCGTACGCGCCGTGCCGGCTCTTCCCCCGAAACTCCTCCGTGGAGACCAGGGGGATGTGCACGTGGAGCAAGGAGACAAAGAGGAGGAACGGCCGGTGCttatttctgggggaaaaaagtaaaaaaaagaaaaaaaaatacccttcaaaTATAATGGcgtctatttctttctctttttaaaaaaatatattttattgattttttgcagagaggaagggagagggagagagagccagaaacatcgatgagagagaaacatccatcagctgcctcctgcacgccccccactggggatgagcccgcaaccgaggtccatgcccttgaccgggaatcgaacccgggacccttccgtccgcaggccgacgctctatccactgagccacaccggccagggcaacggCGTCTGTTTCAATGCTGATGGATCCAGGATTTCCAAGTAGAGACTTGAGCAGTGGGAACCCATACATACACAAGGGCTCTGGCTGGtgaagctcagtggttagagcgtcggcttgcagactggagggtcccgggttcgattcccggttaagggcacaggcccaggttgcgggctcgatccccaggtgtggggcgtgcaggaggcagccggtccatgattctctctcatcgtccATAttcctatatctctctctccctctcccttcctctctgaaatcaataaaaacatattttaaaaaaaggaaaaagaaaagagaacaatgccctggctggggtggctcagtggatagagcgtcggcctgcggactgaagtgtcccgggttcgattcccggtcaagggcacatgccctggttgcaggctcaatcctcagaagggggcgtgcaggaggaggcagccgatcagtgatcaggcaggcaggcagaggggttcggggcgatcaggccggcaggggagagcagttaggggcgatcaggccggcaggggagggcagttaggggcgatcaggccggcaggggagggcagttaggggcgatcaggccggcaggggagggcagttgggggtgatcagcccggcaggggagggcagttaggggcggtcaggccggcaggggagggcagttaggggcggtcaggccggcaggggagggcagttaggggcaatcaggccggcaggggagggcagttaggggccatcaggtcggcaggggagggcagttaggggcgatcaggcctgcaggggagggcagttaggggtgatcaggccggcaggggagtgcagttaggggcgatcaggctggcaggggagggcagttaggggtgagcaggcaggcagagtggttaggggtgatctggcaggcaggcaggtgagcggttaggagccagcggtcccggattgcgagagggatgtccgactctcGGTCTAGGCCCAAACCCTaaacctgaggggtcccggattggagagggtgcaggctgggctgagggacgcccccctccccttcccgtgcacgaattttgtgcaccgggcctctcgtaacAATAACAAGAAGAAGGAACAACGACGGAGGCGGAAATACCTCTCTACGTAGGACACGACTTCCTTCAGCAGAAGCCCCGTGCTTCTCCCCAAATCCATGGGCTGCTCGACGACCTCGTGGTTTCTCATCAGGAGGCAGTTCCAGCGCCTGACGAACCCGAAGCTGGCGTACCAGCCCCCGAAGAAGAGGACGAGGAGGCCGCCCGCCCCCAGGACCGCCCCCCGGGGCACGGCCAGGAGCCCCCAGGCCTTGCCGGCCGCCAGGGTCAGGAGGCCCACGGCCAGCCACTGGGTGAGACGCCACAGCCTGGCCCTCAGGGCGGCGTCCACCTCggggggccggccggggaggcAGTCGTTGACCAGCGTGAAGGGCATGCCGTAGAAGTAGTCGAACCCGTGCCGGagggggtggtggcagtggtCGCCGCGGGATTGGCAGCTGACGCCCTGGTGCCATTTTCCTGGAGGCGGGAGCAGATCGAACCcgaactggcctcccctgcaggcctggtcgcccctaactgccctcccctgctggcctgatcgcccctaactgccctcccctgccggcctgattgcccctaactgccctcccctgctggcctgatcgcccctaactgccctcccctgctggcctgatcgcccctaactgccctcccctgccggcctgatcgcccctaactgccctcccctgaaggcctgatcgcccctaactggcctccactgccagcctgatcacccctaactgccctcccctgcaggcctgatcacccctaactgccctcccctgccggcctgatcgcccctaactgccctcccctgaaggcctgatcgcccctaactggccgcccctgcaggcctgatcgcccctaactgccctcctctgcaggcctgatcgcccctaactgccctcccctgcaggcctgatcacccctaactgccctcccctgcaggcctgatcgcccctaactgccctcccctgccagcctgatcgcccctaactgctctcccctgccggcctgatcacccctaactgccctcccctgccggcctgatcaccccctaactgccctcccctgccggcctgatcgcccctaactgccctcccctgcaggcctgatcgcccctaactgccctcccctgcaggcctgatcgcccctaactgccctcccctgcaggccataaGTGACACGAACCCCCCAACACCAGGCAGAAAGGATGGAGGCATCCCTATGATCACACCAgcgctattttatttatttactagaggcccggtgcacgaaatttgtgcatgggggtggtgtgtgtccctcagcccagcctgcaccctcttcaatctgggacatccctctcaccatccaggactgctggctcccaactgcttgcctgcctgccttcctgattgcccctaaccgcttctgcctgccagcctgatcaccccctaaccactcccctgccagcctgatcaccccctaaccactcccctgccagcctgatggatgcctaactgctcccctgccagcctgatcacccctaactgccctcccctgcaggcctggtcacccctaactgccctcccctgcaggcctggtcgtccctaactgccctcccctgcaggcttgattgcccccaactgccctctcctgctggccatctgtgcccacatgggggcaggatctttgaccacatgggggcagccatcttgtgtgttggagtgatggtcaatctgcatatgactcttttattagataggatagattattttatatatatcctattattatattttatatattgattatgttttccattatatatacacacacatatataagtatatatatgtgtgtgtgtatatatatatatatgtatatattttatataggtatatttattttatatatatgtgtatgtatatatgtatacatacatatatataagtgtgtctatatatatgtatgtatatatatgtatatatatatatatatgtatgtatacatatatatatacagagtggccagatgatgatgatctctgaacgcataaccatctggccgctccgtgtacatcctatagaataaaaggctaatatgcaaatggtcccctcgaccaggagttcgaccagcaggcaggccggccgaccgcccacgtccccgccccctggccaggctggccggaccccacccatgcacggattcatgcaccgggcctccaaaatatatatacacacactgagtggccagattattatgcgttcagagatcatcataatctggccactcagtgtataaacacacaaaaaaaaagagagagagaagtcaccCAGATCCAGCACCAAATGTTGGTTCTGACCCCTGATCTCTCTCCCGTGTGGGAACACGGTTCTTGCCATCACTGGTCTCCGAGGTGACCCGTCACGCGTGACAGGAGCGTGAGTACCTATGAGGCCTGTGGCGTAACCCCGCTGCTGCAGGATCCTCGCGAAGGTGGTTTCGTTCTCGGGGAGCCCCCCCGAGCCCCCGTTCCACTGCAGGGCCCGGTATCCGTCGCTGGCGTCCATgcctgaggggggggggcgggtagagcAGAGAGAGGGCTTACGGTGTCTGTTGGGGGCACTGGGGTAGGATCAGATGGGgattcatctatctatcatctatctatctatctatctatctatctatctatctatctatctatcatctatccatctatcatctatctatctatctatctatctatctatctatctatctttccatcatctatccatctatcatccatctataatctatctatccatctatattTTATCTCTCCATTCATCTactatatctacctatctatgtacgtatctatccatctattatctacccattcatttatctatctatgtatctatctatctatctatctatctatctatctatcatctatctatatctatctatctatctatctatctatctatctatctatctatctatctatcatctatccatctatcatccatctataatctatctatccatctatattTTATCTCTCCATTCATCTACTATATCTACCTATGTACGTATCTatccatctattatctatctattatctatctatcatctatctatctatcatctatctatctatctatctatctaacatCTATCtttccatcatctatccatctatcaccATCCATGTGTCTacccatctatcatctatcaattcatccatccatccatcatctatcaatccattcattcatgcagGGTCTCGAATTGGTttgggttgtcacaactgggggagGGGTCCTACCAGCATGTGGTGGGTGAGAATCCCTGAGCCTTCACAGGAGAGAGTCTgttggccttccttccttccttccttccttccttccttccttcccatccatccatccacccactatTTACcaatctatcatctatatatccatccatctattgTCTATCTAcctatgtatgtgtatacataggtatgtatctatccattcatctatctatccatctatcatctatctatccattcatcttctatatctacctatctatgtatatatctaCCTATCcacctattatctatctatctatcatctatccatcatctatctatccatccatcatctatccatctttCATCATCTAtgtgtctatcatctatctattgatCATTCCATCATcgatctatccacccatccatcgtctttctatccattcattcatcttatctatctacctatctttgtacgtatctatctatccatccccTATATGTCTATCTATTCATTtatctatctacatatctatgtatctatccattcatctgtctacacatctatcatctgtctatccatccatcaaCTATTTACcaatctatcatctgtctatccattcatctattacctatctatctatctacccatctatctatctatccatttatGTACTATTTCTACCTGTGTatatatctatccatccatcatctatacATCTTTCATCATCTATGTAtttacctatcatctatctattgatccatcatctatctatccatccatcatctttcTATACATTCATTCAtcttatctacctacctacctaagtatgtatctatctatccatctatcatatgtctatccattcatctatcatctatctacctattatttatctatcatctatccatcatctatatatctatctatccattcatcatCTATCAATCATTCATTATCTGtgtgtctatctatcatctatctatctatctatccatccatccatcatctttcTACCAATTCATTCTTCTTATCTATCTACttacctatctatccatctatcatatgtctgtctatcatctatcatctatctatctatctatctatctatctatctatctatctatctatctatctatctatcatctattatctatctatctatctatctatctatctatctatctatctatctatctatctatctatctatcatccatccatcatcatcTATGtctccatccatctatccatccatccagctaTCTGCCCTTCTCGCGGTCGTACCCCCGACCCGACACCCACCTGATCGGAAGGCGTGTCTCCCGGTCAGGAAAGCCGCTCTGCTCGGGGTACAGAGGGGAGCGGCCGCCAGGTGCTGGGTGAGCCTCACGCCTTCTCCCGCAAGCCGGTCGATGTTGGGCGTCCTGAGCAAACCACACGCATGTCACCGCCAGGAAGGGGGCGTGCACCCACCTCAGCCGGTCCGTGCATGGAAAGGCGTCTACACTACACGAACCTTAGTTGGAAACGGGATCTCTGCAGCCAGGCCgggctggctcaggggttgagctttgacctatgaaccaggaggtcagggttcgattcccagtcaagggcacatgcccgggttgtgggctggatccccagtagggggcgtgcaggaggcagccggtccatgattctctctcctcatggatgtttctatctctctctctctctctctctcccttcctctctgaagtcaataatctataataataaaagcgtaatatgctaattagaccagacagccgaacgaccttccggatgaccttctggatgaagccagggctgcaagggccgaggcaagccactgcagctatgagggccgagcccctagcacaaatttcgtgcaccgggcctctagtatatacataggacctaactcagtggtcggcaaaccgcggcggctcgcgagccacatgcggctctctggcccctggagggtggctcttccacaaaacaccacggcctgggcgagtctgtgttgaagacgtggcgttcggagatgtttaagtttaaaaaatgtggctctccaaagaaatttcaatcgttgtgctgttgatatttggctctgtggactcatgagtttgccgaccactgccctgaccggtgtggctcagtggatagagcgtcggcctgcggacggaagggtcccgggttcgattctggtcaagggcatgtaccttggtggcgggcacatccccaggtgggggcgtgcaggaggcagctgatggatgtttctccctcatcgatgtttctgactctctctccctctcccttcctctctgtgaaaaatcaataaaatatattttaaaaaataatatatcccttcctctctgtgaaaaatcaataaaatatattttaaaaaataataatatatatatattttgatggatttcagagagaggaagggagagggagagagagagagagagaaacatccatgatgagagagaatcatggatcggccgcctcctgcacgccccctactgggtggggatggagcctgcaacccgggcatgtgcccttgaccaggaatcgaaccctgatcttctcctggttcacaggtcgatgctcaaccactgagccacgccggcccggctcCAGGCAGGTTTTCGATGGATCCTTCagccaaagacacacacacacacacacacacacacacccctccccagcccataTGGTACCTCAGTGTGTTGTTCCCATAGCAACCCAGATCCCCAATGCCAAGGTCATCCGCCATGATGAGGAGGAGATTCGGTTGGAGAGCATCCCCCGCTTTTAACTGGCCAATCCTCAGAAGCAAACACAGGGCGGCCAGAACCGGCCAAGAGCCCCTGGAGAGGAAAAGCAGAGAGGCCGAGGTCAAGGCCGAGAGTCcccgtggccggcaaaccgcggctcgcgagccacgtgcggctctctggcccccggagggtggctcttccacaaaacaccacggcctgggcgagtctattttgaagacgtggcgttagaagaagtttaagtttaaaaaatgtggctctccaaagaaatttcagtcgttgtgctgttgatatgtggctccgtggactcatgagtttgccgacccctgggctAGACGCAAAGGGGTCAGGTGCTGACCCGACCGGCTCCGGGGAGGCCCGCGTGGCGGGTCTCGCAAACCCAGAGACCTGACGCCGCCCCAAAGG comes from Eptesicus fuscus isolate TK198812 chromosome 1, DD_ASM_mEF_20220401, whole genome shotgun sequence and encodes:
- the LOC129150073 gene encoding arylsulfatase D-like; its protein translation is MAPRGPASPAARGSWPVLAALCLLLRIGQLKAGDALQPNLLLIMADDLGIGDLGCYGNNTLRTPNIDRLAGEGVRLTQHLAAAPLCTPSRAAFLTGRHAFRSGMDASDGYRALQWNGGSGGLPENETTFARILQQRGYATGLIGKWHQGVSCQSRGDHCHHPLRHGFDYFYGMPFTLVNDCLPGRPPEVDAALRARLWRLTQWLAVGLLTLAAGKAWGLLAVPRGAVLGAGGLLVLFFGGWYASFGFVRRWNCLLMRNHEVVEQPMDLGRSTGLLLKEVVSYVERNKHRPFLLFVSLLHVHIPLVSTEEFRGKSRHGAYGDSVEEMDWLVGKILEAVDENGLRNSTFTYFTSDHGGHLEARDEEMGQLGGWNGIYRGGKGMGGWEGGIRVPGIFRWPGVLPAGREVHEPTSLMDVFPTVVQLGGGETPQDRVIDGRSLVPLLQGATEHSAHEFLFHYCGKYLHAARWHDRDSGRLWKVHYVTPTFHPQGAGACHGHGVCPCSGDGVTRHSPPLLFDLSRDPSEARPLSPDTEPLFHAVVARVGEAVEEHSATRTPVPAQFSLSHILWKPWLQPCCGTFPFCSCSQEGGPSER